CAGGTGGTGGAGATAGGCCCTGGTGAAATTTTTGCAGCAGTAGCAGTCGCAGGAGGGATCCACCGGGAAAAAATCGCGCCGGTAGCGGCGGTTGGTGAGACGGATCTTCCCGCGCCGGGTAAAGAGCGTGGCACTGCGGGCATACCGGGTGGGGATGACGCAGTCGAACATGTCCATGCCCCGTTCGACGCTCTCCAGGATATCCTCCGGAAGACCGACCCCCATCAGATAGCGCGGCTTGTCCGCAGGCAGGATGGGAGCGGTGTATTCGACCACCTTCTTCAGCAGATCCAGACCCTCGCCGACGCTGACTCCGCCGATGGCATAGCCCGGAAAATCGAGGCTGCCGAGGGCCCGGCCGCATTCCTGGCGAAGATCTTCGTAGATGCCTCCCTGCACGATACCGAACAGGGCCTGGTCGGAACGGCGGTGATGTTTAAGGCATTCCTCAGCCCAACGCAGAGTCTTGCGAATCGATTTGGCCGCGTACTCATGGGTGGCCGGAAAGGGGATGCACTCGTCGAAGGCCATGATGATGTCGGCGCCGAGGGTGTTCTGAATAGCCATGGCTTCGGCCGGACCGAGGAAAATCTCTTCGCCGCTGATTTCATGCCGGAAGAAAACCCCCTGTTCGGTGATGCGCTTCTTGGGCAGGGAAAAAACCTGAAAACCTCCGCTGTCAGTCAGGATCGGATGGGGCCAGTGCATGAACCGGTGCAGACCGCCGGCCTTTTCCACCAGCCCCTCTCCCGGAGAGAGGTGCAGGTGGTAGGTATTGGACAGAATGATCTGGGCACCGGTTTCCTCGACCTGGGCCGGGGTCATGGCCTTAAGAGCCCCGTGGGTTCCGACCGGCATGAAAATGGGTGTTTCGATGACGCCGTGCGGCGTCGACAGGCGGCCCCGCCTGGCCGCCGAATGGCGATCGGTATTTAACAAGTGAAAATCGAACATGGCTGACCCTTTCTGATTCCCGACTGAGCCGGGAATGTAACAGAAACCTGACCTGAGCGCAACAAGCTGGCGGGTTCCTGAACAGTCGGTGCTTCGGTTGCCAAAGAGACAACTATTGACTACAATTTTATGACAAATATCAACAACTTCTTTTTTCGTCCAAGCTGTTCCGGGCTATGTCCTGTCTTTTCCGGCCAGCTTTCCTTCTGCTTTTGGGAGTTCAGGTTGGAATCATGAACAAATATTTCTGGCGACAGGCCGTCGCGATCCTGGCGGTGGTTGTCATCTTCAACTATCTCTACGTGAAATTCAACCCGGCCCAGAACGATCCAACGGCCTCGATCAGCTACAGCCGTTTCAAAACCGAGCTCGCCGAGGACAATATAGCCCGGGTTCTTTTCCAGGGAAGCGAGCTGTCCGGGGAATTCCGGGAAAAGGTGGCTGTGGCAAAAGGCCCGCAGGCGGCAGAGCAGGGGCAGGAGGGCGAGCAGGTCCTCTATCAGGAGTTCCAGACCCATCTGCCGCCGGTTGAGGACCCCGGTCTGATGCAGAGCCTGCAACAGGCCCAGGTCGAGGTCGAGGTCAAGCCGGAAGAGAAACCGTCAGCATGGACCACCGCCCTGCTGTATCTGCTCCCCTGGGTGCTGATCATCGGCGTCTGGTGGTTCATCCTCAAGGGGATGCGCTCCCGACAAGGCGGGGGCGGCCTGATGGGGGGATTTTCCAAATCGGGAGCCCGCCTGTATGTGGAGCAGAAATCGAAGGTGACCTTCAAGGACGTGGCAGGCCTGGAAGAAGCGAAACAGGAGTTGATGGAAA
This portion of the Syntrophotaleaceae bacterium genome encodes:
- the tgt gene encoding tRNA guanosine(34) transglycosylase Tgt, coding for MFDFHLLNTDRHSAARRGRLSTPHGVIETPIFMPVGTHGALKAMTPAQVEETGAQIILSNTYHLHLSPGEGLVEKAGGLHRFMHWPHPILTDSGGFQVFSLPKKRITEQGVFFRHEISGEEIFLGPAEAMAIQNTLGADIIMAFDECIPFPATHEYAAKSIRKTLRWAEECLKHHRRSDQALFGIVQGGIYEDLRQECGRALGSLDFPGYAIGGVSVGEGLDLLKKVVEYTAPILPADKPRYLMGVGLPEDILESVERGMDMFDCVIPTRYARSATLFTRRGKIRLTNRRYRRDFFPVDPSCDCYCCKNFTRAYLHHLFRSNEILSATLAAIHNVRFYLNMMSDARQAIERNDFKAFKAAFLQEYGTDDGQSG